The Labrus mixtus chromosome 14, fLabMix1.1, whole genome shotgun sequence nucleotide sequence CACCTGTCACCTTGAGTTAGTGGGTTACCTGGTGTTTGTACTGATGTCCCACTGCAATAGAGGAGGTGGCCTGGCTCTGCAGATGAGTCTTGACCTGTCAGTGGAGACAATGTGTTTACTTTTCTCCACGGTTACAGCTCACCTTGAAATGTCACAGCTGCCAATGTTGAGTTACGACATGATGAAGACAGGAGGTACTGACCAGATACACAGGGCTGCCCATTACGGCTCCCACCACTCCAGCCACAGCTCCCGCAAGCGTGGTTTTGACCGCGTTGACCCTTCCGTTTGTGTGGATGTAACCGGAGGACTCGATGATGGCGTACGAGCCGAGCCTGACTCCATTCATAAAAAACTGATAGACCAGACCCGGTGCCAGTCCCTTCTGCAACCCGGACAGTCCGTCCACTTTACCGATGGTGTAGAAAGCGTGGAAGACGTTGCGGTAGTAGACCTGGTACGAGCCCcggctcttgagctctccttgAAGCTGCATCCGCGTTTTGACGACCTCCAGCGGGTTGGTGAACAGACAGGCGCCGCACGCCGCCGCTCCGCTCAGCACGAAATCCATCGCGACAGATGTTCACCTAGTCCGACCTGTGCTTCATTTCACAGCGGggttccctccctccctccctcccacatttaccttacacacacacagagcaccaCACACCGCGAGGTACATCAGTGCGCAGACATAATGAGCCCTTCAGGAGCACCTCGGAAAACCGACACACGAACCGATAGTTGACTGTTTGCCATGTGTTTGTTGAATGCCAAATATCAAATacaatttaataaatatatggCAGTAAATATTCATAACTACAAGCTTTTAATATATCAATTCCTACTTATGTTTATTTCAATTTAAAGCGTTTAACATTGTGttacattattttgtattatgcggttgtgttttttttaaaaaatcttattCATATGAAATGTATATTTACAGACATGTCATATCCCAACTCTAATCTTTATACAGACTTTCTGAGATAAATTTTTATTAATCCCtaataaaatatcatttttaatttaatttcgcAAGAAATAGCCTAACCTAAGTTTTGCTTTTCATACAAGGAAAATATGCTTAAATGAATATTCTAATTTCATATGTGcatgtaaaattaaaaagaaaaacatagaaAGCTATAATTCACAGTTTTCGGGTAATGGAGATTTTCTTTTACATCATAACTTTGCAGTAGTCCGTTTTCCATACACTTTATCCGTACCCTAAACACCTCATCTTGGAGAATGGTACTACAGCATATGGACGTACGTTTGACGTCCGTTGCTCTCAGCCAATCAAAAGGACTCTTCATGGTTTTGTTAGTGAGGATCCCGTACAGAGCTGAAGGGCGACAGGCTGAGAGAtttgcagtcacacacagaggcagcCATGTTGACTGCACATATCCAGCTCTACAGATGAATCTGTGCATCTTATTTTGTCTTCCTCCACATGACCTCCTGCTGTAACTGGTAGCAGTCCCAGCATCTCTCCAGTCACGCTGGTAGCCTACAAAATGGTACAAAATTGAATCactaaaaaataatgttaattgtttgtaataaacaaaacaaaatattaaaatacatcttgtttttttgggaaTGAGAGGAGGTAGTCCCACTCAACACAGAATATTATCCTCACTCAATCAATATAAGCCCACATAGGGAGGGATATTGCTTTTATgcaattttgtaaaaaaaacaaaaaaaaaaccttgtgcTGCAACCTGGACACATTATCAGTGATGTGCCCCGGGGTGTTTTGGGGTCTTATTATCAGACACCCTCACCCAGGCCACCCAGCCGGTGGTGATCAGGCCCCGAGGTATAGCACACACTGCCACGTGTCACCCTCTTTAAACAGAGCCACCGAGAAGCCTTAGCTGCTTCCAGGATGTTCCTCAAGGCTCGCCTCCTTCGCAGCCCACAAATTCAGAAGAGGCACAGGACCCGGTGAAGAGACAAAGCCTACATCCCTCTTCCACAGGCTCGCAGCGGGCCTTCTCTGCTTCCGACAGACGGTAACCAGGTTTGCATACTTTTCCTCTCCTGAGCCTCCTCCATCGGGTCTTCCCACGGGACGGTCAGCTCGATCAAGACCACTTGCCCCCCAGACATCAGGACCAACAGTTAtacaagaggggaaaaaaagaaaaggaacaagGCCGCTGTGGCTCAATGgcagagtcagtcgtctctcgaTAAGACGGTCTGGGGTTCGATTCTGCAATCACATGTTGCAGTGTCCTTTCAAACTTAACGTAGCAccaatcagtgagtgaatgtggtgtgactgtgacatgtggtgtgaaaaacagtttgagtagtcagaagactagaaaagctcaagtTAGTCCATTAATGAGTAAAAATCCCCAACATATTCCTGGCTCCATTAACTGATAGTTCCCCAGCTTGACTGACTCTggactgttgccaagcaacgcAAACATCCTGCACACTCATGCTAGCttgtgtccatggttaccacagacgAGCTACACTGTCAGAGGCCTATGTACATTTAACTGCAGGCATTTGATGTCATATAATCAGTAACATATCGTCTGTCGTGTGATTCTGAGGTATCAGACTAATTAATAAGGATAAACACTCTGTGGTTTAGTGTTAATCGACACATGGCAGTGATCTGTCAGCACTCATGTAACGCCTCCTGTCCAATCAGATGACATGGTCAAATGGTTTTATATATTCTATGAAAGGCTCCTCTctggtttcctcctcctccttcccctaaTAAAATATAATGATGTAACAGATGGGTTACTGTctctacctcatgtaaattaacccatctgtaaaaaaaattacatattttatgatCATGTTTATCTCAGCATGTTTGCACTAACCGCCACTGTACTATTGTTTCATTAAATCCTGTACATATTAttctttgcttattttttctattgttgatatttaatgttaatcTTTCTTTGTAGAGCGCAGTTCACCGAAGGCAATTTCCTTGTATGTGTGTCAGCGTACccggccaataaagctgataaTGATTCTGACTCTCCTCCAGAGGAAAGGCTCTGTTATAAATAATTTCTGGTCACATATAAgaataatactttttaaatcattcatttcCTCTGTAGGTTTGCTTTAGTGAAAGTTGCACTGCCTCATCAAAGTGTAAACAGAAGATCATCATCAATAACCAAACCTGGCCATGGTAGTCACATTCAGGTTTTTCTTGGTTGAGAATTAGATGCAACAGTTCGCaatcgtaaaaaaaaaggtaagatgaggaagttttgttgtgttttttaacttcCCTTTTAAATTTAGATGATTAGTTTTTAATGAGTCCTACATGGGTTACATTTATGCTCTGATTTATTTAATGCCGCTcttccttacctaaactctctcatccaggtctacactccaacccgcccactacgctctgacAAAAGAACGGCGTCTGAgccaaccttcacaacaaggCCCCCAATCTCTAGCTAGGCTCTTCTCCTCTTGTCAGCCAGAAGTGGACGATATTTAGGATGTTTTTGATGCAGATTAGAACCaacaagaacagctgtcgatgacCGTATATTcacttaaattataaaaaaaaaatactgctctTTCtctgcactgcctgtcagcagctgtgtagACTGAAGTAGCCCCCAGAGGTGCTCACCGCATCAAAGGGTGTCATGAAGCCagaaccaccaccaccacgctGCTGATCATGCCGGCAGTCAGAGCTATCATCCAGCTGTCCTTTTTGAACACCTTAGCACGAAGAACACAACAAAGtggtgaaacaaaaacaacaacaacaacaaatcaaacatataaGACTCGGGTCAAAGTAGGCCTGCAGCGTATGAGGAAACCTGGGATGTACGATCACATGTTCAGTACTGTGATAAGGTTATAAAGTaggattcccccccccccattcattAAACTTGCTTACCTGTTAATTGGTTTTACAttgctttccttttttccaaATGAGCCGAGCCGTAACACACTTTCTTTAGCAGGTCTCCTTCTGTTAATATTCTCTGTGAGTTCTGGGACACCAGGGCTTACTTAGAGATAATTGTCTGTGGGAGAACAGTGTCTTCCAGAGCTGTTTTTAACCACATCTCTGTTTAATCAGCTGATGAGCAGTAACAGCCCAGCAGCCCGAGGATCACACACATTTTGAACACTCCGATGTGTGCGAAAATGTAATGGGATTTTAGTTTAAAGCCCCAGTAATTAAACAGGAAAAGCTTATCCACTTGACTTCATAGTAAAATGGTTCAAACAGTGACATGTGTTTTATGAAATCAGGCTGGTAAAGCTTCATCTATTGTAGCTGGAGGAGTGACGTGTGCAAACTCAGACCATGTTTGATTATGATTTCCAAGTGGGTAAAAAAGTAGTGACAGTGCTTCTGATCTACAAACTAAACTGCCCGTCTGAGTTGGTGGGTTTGTTCTTCTTCACTGAGCTGGATTAGACTTGAACGTAAAATCTATTTCACCTCTACCCCCCTGTAAACAGGATTTATGCAGAGGGAATTGGGTTAACGGGCCCTGTTTCAATTGCTATTTATGTGCTGTCAAACTGTTAACTGTCCTCCTTTAAATATTGCACAGCTCTGTTCTGGATCTCGTGACAGTTCCTGATTGAGGCACCATAGCAACCACACAAGGTTTCAATCTGTACAGTGTTTTACCTTCCTCACGCTGGAACAAATTAACACAATTGAAAGTATTTCACGACTCCTGCCTCAGTGCTCGCGAACTATCGGGTTAATTAAAGGGGTGCAATGGATCATGAATCTCACGGTTTGGAACGGATCAATGATCTTCGACACGGTCGGATCTTCTTTTAAGAATATTTATAACTTTTCAGCTATCCCTGACCTGAACTGTGCATTTAAACAGCACCACAAATCTAAATGCATCACATCCTCAATTTGCTACTcttctaataaaaaaacatacaagcaGTAAGATAAAGCTGAACTCCTTTCATTGAGAAAGTgatttaaaggttaaaggtcagcagTCTGTAATATAACAAGCTTCATCATTTCAATAACAGCAGGGACAGCAACTTAACAAACACTAATAGAAATCTTTCTGTGAATACAAAGTTTGCTGTGATCTACAAATACATGATCCTTTTCCTGTATGTGCTTTTACAATGTTGAACATGTAACATACACACACCGATCATTAAgcggacgtgtgtgtgtgtgtgtgtgtgtgtgtgtgtgtgtgtgtgtctgtgcaatGGCTGCACTTGCAGCTGGTTGCTGTGTGagtcagacaaaacaagaaagGTTAAGGGTGCATTTAGGGCGTATACACCTTCAGTTTTTGGAGCGTTACCACCAGCCGATACCTGCATgatggtaataataataactctttccacaagtggaagagtacataccttgtattattctattattctattttttctccctttatttaactgatgtacatatgtttgatttttaacttctttttgataattatattcctgtttcctgtttcttgagctgttgtgacaaaaaaaaagtctgtgaaaaCTTGCATTAAAATACATATTAAAAGACTTAATTTACTTCCTATTTGTACAGCGGATGGAGCTGCGGGTCACATGCAACCATATGCAACACACTTGCCGtttacccccccacccctgccatacattttatattataaACTTATGAGAATGTAGATATGATATTTTGTGGCCAACATTAAACGTGTATTCAATGCAGTGCAAATTTAAATTCTGCTCTTAAAGCTGACACAAGAAGTATTTGTGCAATACTGCAAGTGACTTCCTACAGTAACTATTAAAGTGTGACAGCTCAGCCCGAGCGCTAATTATAATCATAATTAAATGACTTCATTGCAATAATAAAAGAGCAATTATTCCATCTCAAACACATGTTCTGTTGTAATTTTTCTGATGTTTGAGCTTGCACCTGTCCTCTTTAGCTTCATGATCTCAATCCCTACGGTCTTCCCTCAGTCACCCTCTAAATCTGCTTACCTGAAATGTGCCCTGATACGTGTTTTAGCTTGTGCAGGTGTAGGGAATCCAGATTCTCCTGAGCACTGAGAAAGAAAAGTATTCTCCCACACAGTGAAGCAAAGTTCAAAGATTATGTAAAGACTGACACCAGTGTTATGCTCTTAAACACCCACTGAGACAATCCACTTTTGCTCTTCAGCCTCCTTCTTTGCTGGACTGTCACTCAACAGATTATGTGGTGATATGAAGTCAAAGTTTGGGCTTTGTATCTAACCTTCATTGACATAAGCTGTCGAAAACTGAAACTTAGTGtcaacaaagagagacaaagtttGTAGTTTTTACTTGTGAAATGTGCTGTTCTtcaattcaaactttttcttttctgttagAAAGCTGAGCAATGCTTTCAGAACTAGTGCACTGTTCCTCATCCGTAATCACACCTGCTGTTACACTAATAGCCTCTGCCCAGTTTGCTCCTTCCAATAACGTTAGGGTGTAATCCTCACCAGCTAATGAACAACCAAGTCGGATTTCAGGTGCAGGGTAAACCTCGACCTGATGCCCCAACCTTTCCAGCTCAGCAAGCTGCAGGGACGAGTAGGGAAACGGCAGAACAGTCAGCGAGTCTAAAAtacagaactgttttttttttagactgtcACAGCAAAGAGaatgacttctttttgttctgaTTGATGGAAGAACAAGGAGCCAAGAAGGGAAGAAAACGTTTATTGGATGCTACCCAATTGGATTTAATCTATTGTCTTAAAGTCCTCCGTTAAGTCACCGCTACAGCCGGAAAGAACAGTGAGTGCTGCTTTATCTATACTAATTAACGTGGCCGTAAAAGACTGtctttgttaaataaaacaactatGTATTGATGTGGCTATGACATTATTAAGAACACGTTTAATGTAATATGTTTtacattgccttttttttcttccagtatGCTCCTGTTCTTTTATTAAGAATGATATAAAATCAACCCTGACATTGTCTTAATTTGACCATAACCCCCTATTTTCTAGACTCCAACTGTATTACATTAGCTTCATTTAGTAAGAGCTGCAATGAAATCAACATGGACCAATAAATCAAGGGCTTGCTGAAGTATTCCTGCTGTtagaacacttttaaaaaaaataaagtagccTATAGAAATGTAAGTTAATTAACAAGAAGGTCAATCATCTCTTAGAAAATCTCTGGTATCAACAGTCAGCGTTAATTGGATTGAGGTGAGCGCCAACAGTATCACTACATGTACCAGGTCAAGACGCTGCAGCTTATTCACATGAAATAGACACCCTGGCAGACTTAATACTGCCGACCCGTGCAGCATTAAGCTTTACATTTCCTGTCCCATTTGGTTGCACAGAGATGTACTTCTCTGAGCGCTGCATGTACCCGTAGCACCAACGGTGTAGATATAACGTGGAGATATGGAGTCATGTTTAATCGCAGcagtttcattttaaacaatctTAAAAAAGCTATAAACTAAGCTTCTCTCTTCGGGTGTCTTCTCTGAAATGCCAGACATGCAGAGAATTTTGCAAAATGGAAGGAATCAGTCAAAATCTGGCCAAGGaataaactgttaaatataTATCCAAGCATGGGAATTCcacatttacacaaatgaaaGCTGAATGCAGACATGTAAGAAATAAAGGAACCAACTTGAGGAAGTGAAAAGGCTTTGACCTGCACCAACGTGACTTGTTCTCCTTTCCAAGCTTAAAGCTCCCCAAATCCCCAGCATTGCACGAGTGTGTgcaatcctttttttattaggtCCCTGCTTTAGCATCTGTACCATAAGGCTCTCTTCAGAGAACCTTTGGCTTTTGAACAGCAGGAGGCAGCATATCACAACATTACTCCGTATCCaagttcattattttctttcctaTCAGCAGGTCCTTTTAAAAAAGTCCTCAGGTTCTTAATGACTGAAGAATCTCCCTAAATAAACCAACTCATGATACCAAACACTAGAACAGAATAGACAGTGAGTGTGAAGGGAGTTCCCATTGGTATGTTAAAGACCAGAGTAAGCTGATTAGTGGCCCTCTCACTGTATCATGGAGAGGGAAGGAAGCAAGAAGTGGTGAATATTATTACAACACATAGTGGCAATAATGTTGGGTCAAATGTTGGGTTCAGATTGTGAAGTGTCAATAACGTCCTTGCTGGTTATGTGCGTCCAAAAACAAAGGTGCAGCCATGGACATCGGTGGTTTGGAGACAGTGGTGGCAAACTCTGCCTACGTTTCAGCCCGTGGGAGTGTGgatggagctgcagcagcttccATGCGGGACAAGAAGATGCGTGCCAGGCTGAAACTCCCACACATTCGAGAGTGCGAGCACACTAAGACAACTGTAGACTCAGCCTTTGACAGCATGTGTGTAAGACAGCCCATCGGTAAGCGCCTCTTCCAACAGTTTCTGGATAGCGACGCAACCAGTAAAAATGCTGGAGAGCTGTGGAGAGACATTGAAGATTACACTATATGCCAAGAGAAGGACAGAGTGCAGAAGGCCCagaaaattgtaaataaatactacGAGTCTGCTtcaaagaatttctgcagcttCCTGGAGGAGAAGGCCATCAGTCGAGTAAAAGAAGACTACAAGAACGTCCGCGGAGACCTCTTCAAAGAGAGCGAGCAGCAGCTGCTCAAACATCTCGAGCAGAAAGCCTTAGATGGCTTTAAGAACAGCATGTACTTCCTGCGTTATGTTCAGTTCAAATGGCTGGAGAGCCAGCCTTTTGACGAGGAGTGGTTCATGGACTTCAGAGTCCTGGGTAAAGGAGGTTTTGGGGAAGTGTTTGCTTGTCAGGCTAAGGCAACAGGCAAAATGTACGCCAACAAGAAGCTGGAGAAAAAGAGGCTGAAGAAGCGTAAAGGTTACCAGGTAAATACTGATATGTCATCTGTTGTCCCACCCAAAACCATTCATGTCAGAGTGACAAAAGAAAGGGAGCTTGTTCTACCAGCAATGATGAATTAAGAAAGAACTGTTGGGGCACCAGATAGCTTAGTGGTTACAGTATGTGGTGCGCCCCATTTATACCGCAACGGCCGTGAGTCTGAATTCGACCTTGGCCCCCTTTGCTGAATCTTATCCACTctttcctcccaacatttcctgactctcttcagctttcctgtccaaaaaaaaggcaaaaatgtccCACAAATataacccaaaaaaaaagagtgaaaggaCTGCCTGTGAGGGGCTATGATCCAGTGAGAGCAGAGGGTTTGTTTCTACCACAACGGCTCAATGTAAAGAAGCTTGTGTCTCTCTTAAAGACCTCACAAAGCAGCTCAGagccagacagagagagacagtgcgCTCGGCTGAAGCCCACAGCCTTTAAAAGCATTAGTGGATTATGAAGTTTTAAAGGTGTTGCCTGCCATTAGAGCAGCATGTCACTTTTGTTCGAAGCTTAAAGCCTGGTGAACTGGGTAGGACTGTACATAAAGAAGTGTAAATACTACACAATCAAAGCAGTTATCTACCACAGCCAGAGTGTCACCGTTTGTTGTTACATGAAGAATTATCACCGACACTATGTACTTTACAACCCTCAAACAAGTTGGTCAAGCTAGACCCCTCTTTATAGCTGTACCTATAAATGGGTTTATATGCCGATATTATGATAAAATAGTCACTTAACTATACTCCCGTAATGTCAGTCACAAATTAAAGCTTACAATCTTAACAAATTACACCAGAGAAAGTTCATAGAACCAGCAAGAGGGCACATTATTGTTGCTGCTTgactaatgatttttttttggaaatgttaaTTTGTGTTTAGGGAGCAATCGTGGAGAAGCGCATCCTTGCTAAAGTTCACAGTCGCTTCATCGTGTCCCTGGCTTACGCATTCCAGACCAAGACTGACCTCTGCCTAGTAATGACCATCATGAATGGAGGAGACCTCAGGTGCTCAATATTTACATTAACACCAAATGCAGATCAACACTTAACACAaactagggatgtaacgatacATTCAAATCACGATACGATACGCATCACGGTATGGGGTTTACGATACGACTTTATCATGATTTTGTACGATTTTTTTGTCTGAAGACATCAGAGTAAAGTTACTTTAAGAAGCAATCTGTTGCTTTTAATTCAAAATATAGTAATGTACAGTTACTAATCGAATAATACATTTCTTCTTTCTAACCTCAAAATCTTCACTTGCTTCCACCATGTCTGTACAACTCTCTTCTTCAGCCACTGATGTCAAATAAGAGAAGCTAAAGCAGtgcactctgctggtgaaaaaaaGGAGTATTGCAATATATGTTTCCGTCAAATTGATGTAACTGGATTGTATCAATTTCTGATCGTTTTGCAAGGTATCCTTACATccctaatacacacacatataagacACAATACACAATGGTTGTGACCAAACAAATGGTCTTCTGCTCCTCTCATTTCTACTAATCAGCCTTAGGTCGATAAACCTCCCGGCTAATGTACAAAGAGGCCCAATAATACCCTCTCTGCATGCTTCACAGGTTTCATATGTATAACGTGGATGAAA carries:
- the grk1b gene encoding rhodopsin kinase GRK1b, with the protein product MDIGGLETVVANSAYVSARGSVDGAAAASMRDKKMRARLKLPHIRECEHTKTTVDSAFDSMCVRQPIGKRLFQQFLDSDATSKNAGELWRDIEDYTICQEKDRVQKAQKIVNKYYESASKNFCSFLEEKAISRVKEDYKNVRGDLFKESEQQLLKHLEQKALDGFKNSMYFLRYVQFKWLESQPFDEEWFMDFRVLGKGGFGEVFACQAKATGKMYANKKLEKKRLKKRKGYQGAIVEKRILAKVHSRFIVSLAYAFQTKTDLCLVMTIMNGGDLRFHMYNVDEKNPGFDEKRACFYTSQIICGLEHLHQHRIVYRDLKPENVLLDDAGHVRLSDLGLAVELPPGKDKTSGYAGTPGFMAPELLQKKEYDYSVDYFTLGVTLFEMIAAKGPFRVRGEKVENEEVARRILNDPAPYTPAFGKDCKAICEGLMDKDPAKRLGFKNNGCDELKNQPYFTEINWGRLEAGMLPPPFVPDPKMVYAKDIDDVGAFSTIKGVVLDNKDTEFYGEFSTGNVPIPWQEEMIETGVFGEMNIWAESGKLPNDLDPNFVETKGGGCVLL